The Cloacibacterium sp. TD35 region GCTTAATCCTTCATAGTATTCTGAAATGTATAATTCTGTGCCAGGTAAGTTTCCGCCTCCAGATGATGCTGTAGTAGTTCCAGAGGCAGTATTACTAGCAGAGGATTTATTACCTGCCGCGTCTTTTGCTATGATGTAAAAGTTGTAGCTGGTGCTGGGAGTTAATCCAGAAATAGTGGCAGATGTTCCTGTGACTGAAGTTTTGAATGCACTATTCATATAGATTTCATATGCTGAAACTCCAATATTATCAGTAGAAGCGGTCCAGCTTAATGCGATGGAATTAGATGTAACCGTACCTATTGTTAAATTACTAGGATTAGTAGGGACTTCTGTATCTATAGTTGGTGAACCCCAAATAGATGTTACATATTCTGGGTGATCTATATAAGGATTTCTATTTCCTTGAAAAGTATAAGAGGCGTTATTTCTATTTATTTCTTCTTGAGAAACTGGATCAGAAGAATGCCAAGATAATAAAACGGCTAATTCCCAATCTGTAATTCCAGGAAAAGTGTTTGAACCAATGATGTTTCCTGATGAGAATGTTAATAGTTGAGATTCATATCTCGTTACAAAGTAAAAAATCATTCTTGCTACATCTCCTTTGAAGGCATCAATAGGCTCAAAAACAGTTCCTGTGTAATTAGGAGAAATAGAAGTTCCTAATTTAGAACCGTTTCTAGAAGTAAAACTTACTGTACCTACCTTTCCAAAAGGATAATTACTTCTCATTCCATTTACTTTTCCATCTGTTGCTCTTATGAAATGTATGTCAGAAACCATAGGGGCATCACCATCGCCACTTTTGTCTACATCAAACAGACTTTGAGGAACAATATGTTCTCTGTTATAACAATCACCTTCTACAGAATAAGTTCCGCATTGATCTGTAATCAGTGTAAATTTATAAGGATCTGTTCCAGAGGGATTTTCTGAATAGATGTCTAGAATACTGCCATCATTTTCAAAGGTTTGGTCAATGTCAGTCGTTTGATAAGCAGTCCAGAGACCAGAGTAGCCTCTGTCTATGTGTCCTGATGAAATGATTTGTGAAAGTTTTGTTTTAAGAGCTGCGCCAGATAATCCTGCTGCTGCATCATAGTAACCTGTAGGAATTTGTGCAAAAATATTGACTGCAGAAAACAGTAGTCCTACAATAAGTAAAGTTTTAATCTTCATGATGATAAGTAATAAAAAGGGGATACAAATTTATTACAATTATCATTATGATAATCAATTAATTTTCATTAATATTCTCTTTATTTATTTTTGAAAATATCCAAGAGACAGAAACTCCGAAGAAAAGTCCTATTAAAGCCACATAGAAATAATTAGGCCAGTAGATTTTAACCGGAAAAGGGAGCGTTTCGGTGGCCTTAAAAATACCAGTTTGTATTTGGATGACACAAATAATCGTTCCCAATATTAAGCCAGAGATTACCCCAAACAGTACAATAAGTAATCCAGTATTAAAGTAGGTCTTTCTTAAATCATTGATGGTAAAGCCTAAAGAAATCAAAGATTTAGCTTGATCTTTTTTGTCAAGCTGAAGAATAATAATAGCACCTGCGAGGTTAAATGTAGTAATGAAAATCACCAAAGCAAAGATGAGGTAAATCATCAGTTTTTCGGTGTTAATCATTTTCCAGAAGGCGGCATTTTCTTCTGCTTTTGTTTTTATGGTAACCTGACTGCCGAGTTTATTTTGTAAATCTTCTTTTACGGCATCTGCTTTTTCAGGATTTTTTAGTTTTATGGCAATCTCGTAAGCAGAATTTTTAGGCAAGTTCAATAACTCCGAAGTCAGTTCCAGAGGAGCAATAATATAATTGTTCAGCTGGTCATTTCCAGGGAAAATTCCAGTAACATAAATATCTCTTTTGTTGAAAATATCTTCTTCTTTATTGATGATTCCTTTGCCAGGTTTTGGCATAAAAAGAGTCGCTACATTTACATCATTGGCTACGGGAATTGCCAATCTATTGTTCAGTTGAGCCTCCATAATCACTTCATTCATAAATTTAAATGAAGGATAACTTCCGTAGAAAATGTTTTTGTCAATAGGATTTACTTTTACATAAGCCGAATCTACGCCTCTTATGTAAGCTATTTCGCCCGTATTGTTATAGTCTATGTATACTTTTTCTTCAATCATTTTAGAAAAATGATTGATTTCGTTTTCAGATTTCAGGGTAGAAGTTACTTTTTGAATATTAGGGATAACTTTTCCTTGAGAGCTTTTCAGCGTAAGATCGGCATGAAGATTAGAGATAAAATCCTTGTTAAGGTCTTCTAATCCAGAAAAAACCGAAATAATAATAAACATAGCGGCTACCGCTACCATCATAGCAAAAGCAGCCAATCCTGTAATAAAACTTACAGCCTGGCTTCCTTTTTTAGCAATGAGATATCTTCTCGCGATATAAAAAGCGGTATTTCCTTTGGCCATTTTTTATAAAATAGGATTGTCTCCCAGACCTTTTAGTTCTTTTTCTATACGTTCTACATCATCTAATGTAGTGTCTAAATAGAAATTAAGTTCAGGAATAATTCGCACTTGTTTTGCCATTTTCTGACCAATAAAATTTCTATAGAAAGACTTATTTTCGTCTATCTCCTTCATAATTGGCGTTCTAAATTCTTGCGGAAAGATGCTCAAATAAATTTTAGCAATGCTTAAATCAGCCGTTACCTTTACATCAGAAACGGTGATTAGAAAATTTTGTTTGCTCTCTGAAGCGAGTTTTCTAAAAAGTTCAGCAAAATCTTCTTGAATAATCTGTGCTACTTTTCTTTGTCTGTTACTTTCATTCATGTTGCAAATTTAGTATTTTTGTTTGAGATTTTGGGCGTGTCCTTTTCTTTTTGCCAATCGCAAGGTCTTGACCATAAAAAGAAAAGGTCGGTATTCGGCTCCCACTTTTTTCTAAATTTTTTATTAAAACCTATGCCTTTGCATAAAAATTTAGAAAAAGAGTTCCGCCTACTCCCTCACGCAAACCAAGATTAGAGATTAAAAATAAATAAAAAGTCAACATGAAAATAGAGCACTTAGGAATCGCTATCAAAAGTCTAGAAACGTCAGACAATCTTTTTGCAAGATTATTGGGAAAGAGCCATTATAAACAAGAATCGGTAGAAAGAGAAGGCGTAACTACTTCTTTTTATCAATTAGGAGAGAGCAAAATAGAACTTTTGGAAGCTACCAATCCAGAAAGTCCAATTGCTAAGTTTATCGACAAAAAAGGAGAAGGAATACACCATATTGCTTTTGGAGTAGAAGATATAAGAGCAGAAATAGAAAGATTAAAAGCAGAGGGTTTTGTTTTTATTTCCGAAGAGCCCAAAGATGGCGCAGATAATAAGTTGGTGGTTTTCTTACATCCTAAGTCTACAAATGGGGTTTTGGTAGAATTGTGTCAAGAAAAACCTTAATTTTTTTTTGAATTTTCCGAAAAAATCTTACATTTGCACACCCAATTGAAATAAAGATATTTTATCATAAATATTTGGCCTTGTAACTCAGTTGGTTAGAGTAGCTGACTCATAATCAGCAAGTCCTTGGTTCGAGCCCAAGCTGGGCCACAAAATCCTCAGAATTTCTGAGGATTTTGTTTTTTTAGAATAAAATTTTTTAACCTTAATTGTAATAAGATTTGTTACAATTTAAAATTTGTATATCTTTGCATCAGAAATGAACAATACTAGATTTTCCACAGCACTTCATATTATGACTATTCTTGGTACTAAACCAGAAGAATGGCACACCTCTGATTGGCTGGCGGGGAGTATCAATGTAAATCCTGTAATCGTTAGAAAAGAAATTTCTGTACTTAGAGAAGCGGGTTTGGTAGAAAGCAAAAAAGGGAAAGAAGGTGGCTCTAGATTAGGAAAAAACCTGGACCAAATTACCATGGCAGAGATTTACAATGCCGTAAAAAACTCAGAAGTTTTAGGAAAAAAAAATCAGCATCCTAATCCACACTGTGAAGTAGGAAAGGTGATTAATAGGCATCTGGATTTTCTTTTTTCTGAAACAGATGAGGTAGTGGTGAATTTCTTAAAAGAAAAATCATTGAAAAATTTTATAGAACAGTTCAAATAAAATTTTTTATACATAAGTGTAACAAAAATTATTACAATTTAAATTATAGAAAAATGAAAAAAATAGCAGTAATAGGAGCTACGGGTTTTGTAGGCACTCAATTAGTAAAAGAATTAGCAAATAGAGGATATTTCGTAAATGCCTTGGCTAGAAATACTTCTAAAATTGAAAAAACAGAAAATGTAAAAGCAATAGCTGTAGATGTTTACAATACCGATGAATTGTCAGAAATACTAAAAGGGAATGATGCGGTAATTAGCGCATTCAATCCGGGCTGGGCAAATCCTAATATTTTTGAAGATTTCTTAAAAGGGGCAGTCAGCATAGAAAAAGCGGTAGAAGAATCTGGAGTAAAGAGATTTATTACGGTAGGTGGAGCAGGAAGTTTATACATTGCCGAAAACTTACAATTAATAGATACCACAGAATTTCCTGCGGAGATAAAACCTGGCGCAGAAGCAGCCAGACAATATTTAGAAATCATTAAAAAGAACGAAAATCTAGATTGGACATTCTTTTCTCCAGCTATAGAAATGCATCCGGGTACAGCTGGCGTAAGAAAAGGAACATACAGAACGGCGCTAGAAAATCCGGTTTTTGATGAGGAGGGAAGAAGCGTACTTTCTGTAGAAGATGTAGCAGTAGCTTTGGTAGACGAATTAGAAAATAATAAGTTTGTGAAGCAAAGATTTACAGCGGCTTATTAATCGGTTAAATATTTTGAAACTGACCCATCTGAGTAGTTTTTTATAGGTATTCGTCTCTTATTTCTTTACTTTTTGCAAAGCAAACTGGTGAAGAATTTTCATGGATGATGATTTCCTTCTTCTCAGCAGAATTTTTTTTAGTAGAATTCTTTTTGGTCTTTTTAGGAACTTTGTCTTTTTTCATAACTCAAAATTTTCACTAAAGTTAAATAAAAAAAGCATCCAATCAGATGGATGCTTTTTTACATTTTATAGTTCGATTTTATAAATTCAGAAATAATTTAGGGTTTACAGGAGTATTGTTCTTATGAACTTCGTAATGCAAATGTGGACCAGTACTTCTTCCTGAATTGCCAGATTGTGCGATTACTTCTCCCGCTTTTACACTTTGGTTAGCCTTTACATTAATTTTAGAAAGGTGAGCATAGAGCGTAGCTAAACCGTTACCATGGCTTATGATTACGCAGTTTCCATACCCGCTTTTTTGACCTGCAAAAATTACTTTTCCAGTGGCGGTACACATTACATTACTGCCGTAATCTACACCATAATCTATTCCCTTGTGGAATTGCATTTGGTCTTTTTCAGCAGGAGCAGCGTTTTTTGATGCTATGTTAACGTTACTTTTGTTGATTACATTTCCAGTGCTGTCTTTTTCTATTTTTTCAGATGAAATAGCAAGAGGTCTTGCAGAAGCGAGTAGGATTTTCTTAGACGGAATAGGATTTTTTCTCATTCCGAAATTAGACGATAGAAAACCGTTGTCTATAGGATGTCCAACTGGTACTTGTTGTAAACGTTTTTCTAATTCTACGAGATATTCAGAATATCTAGAACTCTGGTTAGACAGATAAACCGAACTAGATAAACTATCTCTAGATAGAGCTTCAATGCTTAGGTTAGAGGCGTTTTTTGCCTTTAAATAATTGTTGATTGTTCTTACTGTGTTTTCTACAGAGGCTAAATCATTTTTTAATTTAAAGAAATCTAAGCTGTCTTTTTGGGTGTTAATTTTTACTAAATTGACTTGATAGTTTTTGTCATCTTTTTCTGAATATAATTTTGCAATAACAAAACTTTGTAGAAGGATAACGAAAAGAAGAGCGCCCATAAACAGCTGAACATTCTTCTTTTTTATAAATAAATTCTTCATTACTTTTTTCTCAGTTTTCAATTTTTAGCGACGCCAAAATTAATTAAAATATTTTAAATCAATGTTTTTGCTCAACCAAAAACGATGAATTATGATAAAAATTATGCCAAAGTATTGTTAATAAATTTATAAAATTGTTAATAATAATTAATTATGGTTAAATTTATTGTATCTGAAACTCAGGAGATAAAGTCAATCTGTGAAATCTATTTTTGTTAACATGATTTTTTTAAGGTGTAGCTTCTCACTATAATTTGTATCTTTGTTTTTCTACCAAATTTTTTAAAATGGCTAAAAAGAAAGGCAAAACATTGCCAACTGTGGGGGTTGTAGGAAGCGGTAGTTTCGCTACGGCAATTGTAAAAATGCTATTAGAAAATGCGAAATTGGTGCATTGGTGCGTGAGGAATGAGTTTGTAAAGGGAGCTCTAGAATTGCGTGGTCATAATCCTAATTATCTTACTGCGGTTGCTTTTGATGTAAGAAAACTGAAAATCACTACAGATATTAATGAGTTAGTTTCTGAGTGTGATATCATTGTTTTAGCAACTCCTTCTATCTATCTTTCTGATGCAATAGAAAAAATGACTTGTAATTACGAAGGGAAATTATTCGTTTCTGCAATCAAAGGGATTGTCCCTAAACATAATGATGTAGTAGCACATTATTTGAGAGATGTTTTTAAAATTGGCTTCAGAAATCAAGCCGTTATTGCGGGGCCATGTCATGCAGAAGAAGTAGCGATGGAGAGATTGTCTTATCTTACTATAGCCGCAGCAGAAAAAGAAAATGTAGATGCGCTTAGAGAACTTTTTACTTCTGATTATATTAAGGTAAGCTGTTCCAAAGATATTTTGGGTAATGAGTATAGTGCGATTCTTAAAAATATTTACGCCATCGCAGCAGGAATTGCAAGTGGATTAGGATATGGAGATAACTTTAATGCAGTTCTGGTTTCTAATGCGATTAGAGAGATGGAATTATTTTTAGATGCTGTGTATCCAGAGGCTAGAGAGGTGAATGATAGTGCATATTTAGGAGATTTACTGGTAACCGCTTATTCACTCTTTTCTAGAAATAGAAATTTAGGAAATCTTATCGGTAAAGGCTACACCGTAAAATCTGCGGTGCAATCTATGAGTATGGTTGCAGAAGGATATTACGCAACTCGTGGAATTTATGAAATCGCTTTTGAAAAGAAACTGAAAACCCCAATTATCAATACTGTTTTCAGTATTTTATATGAAGGAAAAGACGCCGAAAAACAATTTAAAAAATTAACTGAAAAATTAACGTAAAATTAATGGTGCTAAAGCCTTATCGCTTTTTTCAAAAATCATTAACTTTACCACACTTTCTAATTTTCATACAATGACAACTAAATACGAACAAATTTCTAGTTCACTTTTTATCAAAAATCGTAAAAAGTTTGTAGAAAAAATGCAGCCTAATTCTTTGGCTATTTTTAATTCTAATGATATTTATCCAGTAAGTTCAGACTCTACCATGCCTTTTGCGCAGCACAGAGATATTTTTTATCTGAGTGGAGTAGGCCAAGAGGAGAGTGTTTTGTTGATTTTTCCTGATGCTTACAATGAAGAACACCGTGAAATTCTTTTCTTAAGAGAGACCAATGAACATATCGCTGTTTGGGAAGGCGAAAAATTAACTAAAGAAAAAGCAACTGAGGTTTCTGGAGTGAAAACAGTGCTTTGGCTATCAGATTTTGATAGAATTTTCTATAATTTGATGAACGAAGCAGAAAATATTTATCTCAATAGAAATGAGCACTATAGAGCTGTTTTAGAAGTGCAAACTCGTGAAGACAGATTTATAGAAAGAGTAAAGAGAGAGTTTCCGCTTCATAAAATTTTAAGAAGTAATCCTATTCTTCAGCATTTGAGAAGTATCAAAGAACCAGAAGAGCTAGAATTATTACAAAAAGCGTGTAACATCACTGAAAAAGGGGTGAGAAGATTGCTTTCTTTCGTGAAACCAGGAGTTTGGGAATACGAAATTGAAGCAGAGCTCATGCACGAATTTTTGAGAAATAGAAGTAAAGGTTTTGCATATACACCTATTATTGCCAGCGGAGAAAACGCAAATGTCTTGCACTATATTGCCAATAATATGCAATGTAAAGATGGAGACTTAATTTTATTAGATATTGGTGCAGAATATGCCAATTATTCATCAGACCTTACCAGAATGATTCCTGTGAATGGTAAATTTACAGCGAGACAAAAAGAGATCTACAATGCAGTTTTAGACATGAAAAACTTTGCGACTTCTCTTTTAGTTCCTGGAAATAACTGGTACGATTATCATAAAGAATGTGGAGAGTTTTACACTTCTAAATTCTTGGAATTAGGACTTCTTGATAAAGCTGATGTTCAAAATCAAGACAAAAACTGGCCGGCTTATAAAAAATACATGATGCACGGCACATCTCACCATTTAGGTCTAGATACGCATGATTACGGAATTCTAAAAGATAAATTTGTAGAAAATATGGTATTCACCGTAGAGCCGGGAATTTATCTCCCAGCAGAAGGTTTTGGGGTTAGAATAGAAGATGATGTGGTTATTCAGAACTCTGGTCCTGCTTTTAATCTGATGAAAAACATTCCTATTGAAGTAGAAGAAATAGAAGAATTGATGAATTCTTAAAAAAATAAAAAGGTGTTTCTAAATCAGAAACACCTTTTTTATGAGGTAAAGAATTTAATTAAATCCATGTAGTTTTTTTGATTCACGCCATGTCCGTTCATGTATTCTCTGAAAGTAAAAAATGCTCCCAGTTCATATAAGAAATCTGCTGCTTTTCTTCCCCATTCTAATGGGATTACAGCGTCTTCAGTTCCATGAGAAATAAAAAATCTAAGATGCTGAATTTCTTTTTTACCTTTAATGTTTTTAAGGATTTTAGGTTCAGGATACGCACTTAAACAAGCGATTTTCTGAAAATATTCTGGGTAAGTAAGCGTCATAGCATACGTAAGAATTCCGCCTTGCGAAAATCCCATCATATTGGTTTTCCCTTCTAGCTGATAATGATGTTTAATGTTATCAATAGATTTCATAATCGCTTTCATAGAATCTACAGCCTGTTCTACATCTATAAATTTTTCAGCATCGTTAAAATCAATGTCGTACCAAGAAAAACCATTGTAATCGGTCATTTTTGGAGCTCTATAACTCACGATAATCCAATCTTCTGGCAAATCATGACGAAAAGAAAATAAATCTTCTTCATTACTGCCATAGCCATGAATCATCACCAAAAGTTGAGTGTTTTGAGTAATGTTTTCGGGCTCTCTTACGATAAATTGTAAATCCATATTGCAAAGATAATTTTGTTTTTGAATTTCAAAGATTAAACCAAATAAAAAAAACTGACACAAGGTCAGTTTTTAAAAATTTTATGTTATGATATTTATAAAATCCCCACTTTTACCATACAAGCTTTCATCTTTTGGTAAGTTCTTTCAATGTCATGGTCTAAACCTATTGAAAATCTGATTAAACCGTCAGAAAGTCCCATAGAAATTCTTTCTTCTTCAGGAATTTCAGATGAGGTAGAACTTCCGCTGCAAGAGAATAAAGTTTTATAAAAACCTAAACTTACGGCGAGGTAGCCTAAGTTTTCTTGTTGCATCATTTCCATCAATTCATTGGCTTTGTCTACGGTTCCTGCATCTAAGGTTAATAAACCACCAAAACCATATTCTTGGTGCATCATAGATTTCATGAGTTCATGATTTCTGTGAGATTTTAAACCAGGATAATTTACTTTCAAGCCATCTTTTTCGAATCTTTCAGCGAGATACATTGCATTATCACTGTGTTTTTTCATTCTGATGTGCAAAGTTCTTAGGTTTTTCAAAATACTTGCCGAACGAAAACTATCCATAGTTGGGCCGAGAAGCATACAGCTTCCGTTATTTACATTTTTGGTGTCGTCTATAAATTGTTGAGATGCGCAATAAACACCGCCCACTGTATCACTGCTTCCGTTGATGAATTTCGTTAAACTGTGAATCACAATATCTGCACCTAAATGTATAGGCGAAATCTGCAACGGAGAAAACGTATTGTCAACAATCAGCTTTAAATTATACTTTTTACAAATTTCAGACAGTTTTCTCAAGTCTGCTACTTCTAATAAAGGATTGCTCACGCTTTCGCAATAAATCACCTTCGTATTAGGTTTGATGGCGTTTTCTATTGCTTCAAAATTGTTAATGTCTACAAAGCTTGTTTCAATGTTAAAAGGAGGCAGGAAGTTTTTCAAAAATGCGTAAGTTCCACCATAAATTGTTCTGGCTGAAACAATGTGGTCGCCACTTTTACAGACTTGAAGTAGAGTAGAAGTAATCGCGCCCATTCCAGATGCGGTAACGTTCGCTGCTTCTGTTCCTTCCATTTTTGCTAAAGCTTGAGCTAAATATAAATTCATCGGAGATGAATGTCTTGAGTATAAATAGCAACCTTCAGCATTGCCCTCGAATGTATCGAACATGGTTTTTGCAGATAAAAAAGTGTAGGTAGAACTGTCTGAAATAGAAGGGTTTACCCCGCCGAATTCTCCAAAATATTGTAAGTCTTGAATGGCATTTGCTGCATCGAAATTTTCCATAATATTGAATTTAAGAGCAATAAAATTCTAAAAATTCCAATATTATTACAATGATATTTTTAAATTATAGAAAATAAATCTATATATTTTTAAATTAATAGAAAAAATTATGATTATATTTGGTTTTTGTAAACTTTTTCCAAAAAATAATCTATGGAACTTGACTCAATTGATAAAAAATTACTCTATTTTCTTCAGGAAGATAGTAAACAAACAACTAAAGAATTGTCTCACAAGTTAGATTTGTCTGTGACGGCGGTTTATGAACGCATCAAAAAATTAGAAAAGCAAGGTGTCATTTCTAAATATGTAACGCTGATTGATAAACATAAGGTGGAGAAAAATTTCATCGTGCTCTGTCATGTGAAATTAACGCAACACAAGAAAGAATACGTGTTACAGTTTGAAAAAGAGATTATGACTTTGCCAGAAGTAACGGAATGTTTCCACGTGAGTGGCGATTATGATTATATCTTGAAAATCTGTGTAAAAAACATGGAAGAGTACAGAAATTTTATGGTGACTAAGCTCACTACTTTACAACACATCGGCTCTACACACAGTTCTTTTATGATTGCCGAAGTGAAAAATACAACTACGATTGAGGTTTAGAAAATAAAAAAAACACGCAAATCTGCGTGTTTTTTATTATGTAAATTTTTAGATTTCTCTTTTTGGAGTTGCCATCACTCGGTTCATTTTAATCCAGCCTAATTTTTCTAAGAGCAACATAATCATGTAAGTCACATCTATTTCGTGCCATCTTACGCCGCCGAAATTAGCTCTTCCACCGAATTTATGATGATTGTTGTGATAACCTTCGCCGAGCATTAACCAATCAAAACGGAATAAATTTTTAGAAGTGTCATTCACTTTGAAATTGACATATCCGTAAATGTGACCAAACCAATTGATAATCATTCCGTGGATTGGAGCCATTAAAATAGCCACAGGTAATAATAACCAATGCCACCAATATTCAGAAAAAATAATAAAGAAAACGGTGTAAAATGCTCCCCAACCAATTCTTGAGTACCATGAACTGGCAAACTTGTCGAATGATTTCCATTGAGGAACGTTTTTCGTAAATTTTTCTTCGATGGCAATTTTTTGTTTGTTGATTTGTTGATAAACATTTTTCGTTCTCCACATCATTGCAAGTGGATTAGGGTCGTATTTTGGAGAATGCGGGTCTTTTTCTGTATCAGCAAAAGCGTGATGCATTCTGTGCATTACACCATAACCATACGCTGAAAGATAATTAGAACCTTGGGTAATCCAAGTAAGAATAAAACACAGTTTTTCACCAAATTTAGACATGGTGTAGGTTTGATGTGCTGCGTAACGATGAAGGAAAAAAGTTTGAAAAAATAGTCCTGAATACCATAGGACGATGATGAAAATAATAATAACCATTAATAAGAATTTATAAAGGTACAAAGGTAGACATTTGAAAAATGAATGATAACAAAAAACACGCTCTAGAGCGTGTTTTTATAATTTATTTAACTATGTATAGCGTTGTAAATTTTATTCTAGATGGCTTTTACAATAAAATATTGTTTTTTACCTTTTTGTAGCAATAAAAATTTGCCGTCAATTAAATCTTTTTCAGCAGCTACGAAATCGTCTTTTACTTTTTCTTTGTTTACAGAAATAGCATTTCCTTGTAATTCGCGTTTTGCTTCGCCTTTAGATTTTAAGAAACCAGATTTTTCTGATAATAAATCAATAATGTTGCTTCCTAAAACGTCTGATTTTGCTACTTCCGCTTGTGGAACTCCATCAAAAATCTGTAAGAATAATTCTTCATCTAAGCTTACCAAATCTTCCGCTGTACTTCTCCCGAAAAGGATTTCAGAAGCTTTTAATGCTTTTTCGTATTCTGCTTTTCCATGAACCCAAATCGTAACTTCTTCAGCCAGTTTTTTCTGCAATTTTCTTTCGTGTGGAGCAGTTTGGTGCTCTTCAACCAAAGATTCTATTTCTTCTTTTGGTAAAAAAGTATAGTATTTAATGAATCTTTCAGCATCAACATCAGAAGAATTTAACCAAAATTGATAAAATTTATACGGAGAAGTTCTTTTGGCATCTAACCAATAATTTTCTCCCGCTTCAGATTTCCCGAATTTAGAACCATCAGCTTTCGTAATTAACGGAACGGTTAATGCATAAGCTTCGCCTTGCGCTTTTCTACGAATTAATTCTGTGCCTGTGGTGATGTTTCCCCATTGGTCAGAACCTCCCATTTGTAGTTTTACTCCGTTATTTTTGTATAGATGTAAGAAGTCGTAACCTTGTAATAATTGGTAGGTAAACTCTGTAAAGCTCATTCCGTCAACTCCAGCTTCTCCAGAGAAACGTTTTTTTACAGAATCTTTCGCCATCATATAATTTACGGTAAGATGTTTCCCAATATCTCGCACGAAATCCAGAAACGTAAAGGTTTTCATCCAATCGTAATTGTTTACCAATTCCGCTTTATTCGGTTCGTTTCCTTCAAAATTTAAAAATCTAGAAAGTTGACCTTTTATGCAATCTACATAATGATTAAGCGTAGCTTCATCTAATAAATTTCTCTCCGAAGATTTTCCAGAAGGATCACCAATCATACCTGTTGCACCACCAACTAGAGCAATCGGTTTATGACCATGCTGTTGAAAATGTGCCAAAACTTTTATAGGAATTAAACTTCCGATATGAAGTGAATCTGCGGTAGGATCAAAACCAATATAAGCAGTAGTCATTTCCTTATTCAGTTGTTCATCCGTTCCGGGCATCATATCAGCGTACAAACCGCGCCATTTTAGTTCTTCAATAAAAGCGTTCATTTTCTTAAAAATTTTGAATGGCAAAGATAGGAAATTTGCAGGAAGTAGGAAGCTGGATGTGAGAAGTTTTTTTAATCAAACAGTTTATTTACACCATTTTGTAGTGAAATTTTATTTGATTTTTAAAAATTATAGACATCATCTAAAAACCAAATACATTTTACTTTTTCTTTAGCTTTATCAAATTCCTTATCTTTGCATTTGCAATGGAAAAACCAGAACTTTTAAAGCTCATCTTTTTGGCCAAAGAGAAGAATCAGAAAGCGCAAACTAAACTGATTAATCAATTTTGGACAGACGTTTTTTCTTTCGTGATGAAAAAAGTTCATGATGAAAACGCAGCAGATGAATTGACGGTTTCGGTTTTTTCTAAAGTATTGGCGAAATTAGATTTGTATGATGAGAATTTCCAATTTAAAACGTGGGTTCTTACCATCGCTCAAAATACAGTAATAGATTATTGGCGCAAAAAAAATCGGGAAACCGAAGAAACTATGGACGGTTTTCAGGATT contains the following coding sequences:
- a CDS encoding acyl-CoA desaturase, coding for MVIIIFIIVLWYSGLFFQTFFLHRYAAHQTYTMSKFGEKLCFILTWITQGSNYLSAYGYGVMHRMHHAFADTEKDPHSPKYDPNPLAMMWRTKNVYQQINKQKIAIEEKFTKNVPQWKSFDKFASSWYSRIGWGAFYTVFFIIFSEYWWHWLLLPVAILMAPIHGMIINWFGHIYGYVNFKVNDTSKNLFRFDWLMLGEGYHNNHHKFGGRANFGGVRWHEIDVTYMIMLLLEKLGWIKMNRVMATPKREI
- the tyrS gene encoding tyrosine--tRNA ligase; this translates as MNAFIEELKWRGLYADMMPGTDEQLNKEMTTAYIGFDPTADSLHIGSLIPIKVLAHFQQHGHKPIALVGGATGMIGDPSGKSSERNLLDEATLNHYVDCIKGQLSRFLNFEGNEPNKAELVNNYDWMKTFTFLDFVRDIGKHLTVNYMMAKDSVKKRFSGEAGVDGMSFTEFTYQLLQGYDFLHLYKNNGVKLQMGGSDQWGNITTGTELIRRKAQGEAYALTVPLITKADGSKFGKSEAGENYWLDAKRTSPYKFYQFWLNSSDVDAERFIKYYTFLPKEEIESLVEEHQTAPHERKLQKKLAEEVTIWVHGKAEYEKALKASEILFGRSTAEDLVSLDEELFLQIFDGVPQAEVAKSDVLGSNIIDLLSEKSGFLKSKGEAKRELQGNAISVNKEKVKDDFVAAEKDLIDGKFLLLQKGKKQYFIVKAI
- a CDS encoding RNA polymerase sigma factor yields the protein MEKPELLKLIFLAKEKNQKAQTKLINQFWTDVFSFVMKKVHDENAADELTVSVFSKVLAKLDLYDENFQFKTWVLTIAQNTVIDYWRKKNRETEETMDGFQDFKNQFEKSPEEIMISVQEEKKIIDAVAKMDHNYQKIIHLRFFEEKSIKEIAEELNLSVANTKVRIMRAKKVLAELLNENE